In Maridesulfovibrio sp., a single genomic region encodes these proteins:
- a CDS encoding ABC transporter substrate-binding protein encodes MSGSIKTAALFLMILAVFALGCSGNGASAKQELKVGVVAVTSGELFRKGNYVMTAARYMTDKINNAGGIAADGKTFSVKLYPADSGADAQTAAKAATRMIEQEHVSAIVGATSSDVALAVADVCETHKIPFITPVAGTTRLTSMPYSFRVCYTNKAQGRALAKFVHKYLESGSVGILFSSGSTYSTELTEYFKSSYEKDGGKVVAHESYAEGAREYARQLRSIINSGAKILFLPGNTKKVQLQAAQARKLGFKGTLLGGDSWDPVDLDRNRIFANSYYTDHWTKGLPIEGNSQFEKDFKKKTGADPTELEALTCDAFGSLFEAVKTAGSIKPAAIHQAMVDMPPFHGVTGNIDYNNNGDPDKEVIISTIKDGRAQVECIIPAK; translated from the coding sequence ATGAGCGGATCCATAAAGACAGCAGCACTGTTCCTGATGATTCTGGCAGTATTCGCCTTAGGATGTTCCGGAAATGGAGCTTCCGCGAAGCAGGAACTGAAGGTCGGAGTTGTGGCGGTCACCAGCGGGGAACTGTTCCGTAAGGGTAATTACGTTATGACTGCGGCCCGCTATATGACTGACAAAATCAACAATGCCGGCGGGATTGCCGCTGACGGAAAAACTTTTTCCGTAAAGCTTTACCCGGCTGACAGCGGGGCTGATGCGCAGACTGCGGCAAAAGCGGCAACCAGAATGATAGAACAGGAACATGTTTCAGCCATTGTAGGAGCCACCTCCAGCGATGTGGCCCTTGCCGTGGCTGATGTCTGCGAAACGCACAAAATACCTTTCATCACCCCTGTGGCAGGAACAACCAGGCTGACTTCCATGCCCTATTCATTCAGGGTCTGCTACACGAACAAAGCCCAGGGCAGGGCTCTGGCCAAATTTGTCCACAAATATCTTGAGTCCGGCTCGGTAGGTATTCTCTTTTCTTCCGGCAGCACCTACAGCACGGAACTGACCGAATATTTCAAATCAAGCTACGAAAAGGACGGCGGTAAAGTCGTCGCGCATGAAAGTTATGCCGAGGGAGCGCGGGAGTACGCCAGACAACTGCGCAGCATAATTAACTCGGGTGCAAAAATTCTTTTCCTGCCGGGGAACACCAAAAAGGTGCAGCTTCAGGCTGCACAGGCCCGCAAGTTAGGCTTCAAAGGCACGCTGCTTGGCGGCGATTCATGGGACCCGGTTGATCTGGACCGCAACAGAATTTTTGCAAACAGCTACTACACGGACCACTGGACCAAAGGGTTGCCCATCGAAGGTAATTCGCAGTTCGAAAAAGATTTCAAGAAAAAGACCGGGGCAGACCCTACGGAACTTGAAGCCCTGACCTGCGACGCCTTCGGCAGCCTCTTTGAAGCTGTGAAAACGGCCGGTTCCATTAAGCCTGCAGCAATCCACCAGGCCATGGTGGATATGCCGCCCTTCCACGGAGTTACCGGAAACATCGATTACAACAACAATGGCGACCCGGACAAGGAAGTCATCATTTCCACCATCAAAGATGGTCGCGCACAGGTTGAGTGCATAATCCCTGCAAAATAG